In Primulina huaijiensis isolate GDHJ02 unplaced genomic scaffold, ASM1229523v2 scaffold207780, whole genome shotgun sequence, the genomic stretch ATTTTCAAATTTGACCAAGGATAAAACTTACCAGATTTTGCTGAGTAAAATGGGCATGAACAATACCCAAGATTTGATGATCATTCAACAATTCCAACTCGTTGTAACAAGGATTTGAGAGGCCGGGTTCTTTTTTGAGACTTGAAGTGTTGTTAACAGGATGAAAATCTTTTACTATCAGTATCTCAATTTCACTAGCTTCCAAGGATGT encodes the following:
- the LOC140966717 gene encoding uncharacterized protein — protein: MLVSLHEEKISSLKRPYLSCSPTSSVKHLCQYVAQQTSLEASEIEILIVKDFHPVNNTSSLKKEPGLSNPCYNELELLNDHQILGIVHAHFTQQNLVLGYRKKGQVL